A single Pristis pectinata isolate sPriPec2 chromosome 6, sPriPec2.1.pri, whole genome shotgun sequence DNA region contains:
- the htr2b gene encoding 5-hydroxytryptamine receptor 2B: MLVGLLVMPIALLNILFNSEWLLPCEICPIWIFLDVLLSTASIMHLCAISLDRYIAIKKPIQHSRFNSRAKVLIKITVVWLISIGIAIPIPIKGLQDETNTLINKTCFLRVDTFKNFMIFGSLTAFFIPLAIMIVIYFLTIQVLRKKAYLVRAKPPQQLNWTTVSTIFQQDLTPTKSPEKVAMIDGSQKNKTFSCTPENIPIRRLSSLGKRSMQSISNEQRASKVLGIVFFLFLVMWCPFFVTNVTFAICKNCDQKLLEKLMEVFVWVGYVSSGVNPLVYTLFNKTFRKAFSQYITCEYIRKKDIKILRKYFSRMSFQTSINEDSKLFNTKNGINPTYTSPLRLRPAPVQTTIMLDTLLLAENETDKAEEAVSYV, from the exons ATGCTGGTTGGACTTCTGGTGATGCCCATCGCTCTTCTAAATATTCTGTTCA attctgagTGGCTGTTACCCTGTGAGATATGTCCTATCTGGATATTCTTGGATGTTCTTTTATCCACAGCCTCAATTATGCATCTGTGTGCAATCTCGTTAGACCGCTATATTGCTATTAAAAAACCTATTCAGCACAGTCGCTTCAACTCCAGGGCTAAAGTTCTCATTAAGATCACAGTAGTGTGGCTCATCTCTATTG GCATTGCTATTCCCATCCCTATCAAAGGCCTACAGGATGAAACAAACACCTTAATAAACAAAACCTGTTTCCTTAGAGTTGACACATTTAAAAATTTCATGATCTTTGGGTCACTGACTGCATTCTTCATTCCCCTTGCCATCATGATAGTTATCTACttcttgacaattcaagtgctgaGAAAGAAAGCATACCTGGTTAGAGCCAAACCACCTCAACAGCTTAACTGGACTACTGTCTCAACCATTTTTCAGCAAGATCTTACACCAACCAAGTCTCCAGAGAAGGTTGCAATGATCGATGGTTCACAAAAGAACAAGACATTTTCCTGCACACCTGAGAATATACCTATCCGAAGACTCTCCAGCTTGGGCAAAAGATCCATGCAGAGCATCAGTAATGAGCAACGAGCGTCCAAGGTTTTAGGAATAGTATTCTTCCTATTTTTGGTGATGTGGTGCCCATTTTTTGTAACAAATGTCACTTTTGCCATCTGTAAGAACTGTGATCAGAAACTCCTTGAAAAACTGATGGAAGTTTTTGTTTGGGTGGGTTATGTCTCCTCAGGAGTTAACCCACTTGTATATACTCTTTTCAACAAGACTTTTCGCAAGGCATTTAGCCAATATATTACATGTGAATATATAAGAAAGAAGGATATTAAAATACTTAGGAAGTACTTCAGCCGGATGTCATTTCAAACATCAATCAATGAAGACTCCAAGTTATTCAATACAAAAAATGGAATCAACCCAACGTACACTAGTCCCCTGCGGTTACGACCTGCCCCTGTCCAAACAACAATAATGCTGGACACTCTATTGCTTGCTGAAAATGAGACAGACAAAGCAGAAGAGGCAGTAAGCTATGTATAA